The following DNA comes from Ruficoccus amylovorans.
GCACTCCGCCTAATTTCGTACTTGGCGCTTCCGACGTGAAGCGCCGCTACCCGGTGCCCGCCGGGCACTTCAGGCCGGGACGTAACGTTATCGCTGTACGGGTCTATGCCGGCCACAAGGGTGGGATGTATGAAGGGCCTTACACGCTCCAACCCTACGACAGCAGCCAGCTCTATGCAAAAATGTCCTTGAAGGTGCCGGGGGCTGACGCGCTTAAAACCTTGCTCTACGATGCTCCCTTCGCACAGCGCTTCGAGCCGTCTGCGGATGTGATTGTCGAACCGTCTTTGACCAGCCTCGGAGAAAACCCTGTCCACGGCGTGCTCTCGGCTGAGATCGTCAACGCCAGCGGCATCGCGCTGCAGCGTGACCAGATCGCCCTCGAAATAGATCCGAAGCAATGGTGCGCAGCGCGGTTCCAGTTCGTTGCCCCTGAGCAGGAGGCGGACTATACGTGCCATCTCGCCTACCATGTGGACGGTGAACTCGTGTGGGAGATGAGCCTCCCATTCGAGGTGGGGCCCATTGAAAGGATTACCTACGAACTGCCGGTGGATGAGGCAATCGGCGCCTACATGGGGCAGGCACTGCCTGTGGTTGTCAACGATACGGCCATGGGGCGCTTCAGTCCGCGCGAGGTCGATGCCTCGTTCGAACTGTATGACAACCTGAGCGAGACTGACGCCCGAAGCGGCGTTGCCTATTCAGTCCAGATTCAGGATTCCTTACAAGAGCCGCGGATATTCCTGGCCAATACCCGTCCGACTCCGGCGGGAGGGGAGCGTGTGCGCAAATTCCACCGGGTAGCCGGACACCGTTATGACGGGTTGAATGACGCGTGGGTCTATGGGAAGGTCGGGCCGGCTGGATCGAATACGTTGCAGGGTCTTTCCGTCCAGGCGTCTTCGTGGGCAAAGCGGACTTACCGCTACGATTATTCAGGCGACGTATGGATGGATTTCAGCATCAGCGCGGTCAGCCCTGCCTGGGTCGTCTCCACCAATTCCGACGAGATCGCGGTTTTTGATGGTATTCAGACGCATGCCGTCGGGTTGCCTCAGTACCTGGCCTATGAAGGGAGGAATGGCGTCAACGTCGTTCCCGCAACGGAGGGCATCCCTGGCGAAGACATGACCGCGAACTGGGTATTGGCCTGGTTCAATGGCGGGGCAGGTTGGGATGAGTTTGACACTCCCTGGCTGTTTGTACTGGAGAAGCGGCCAACATCGGTGAGCACGTCTGCGGGCACGGCTCTGGTTTTTTCCTATGAAACTGCCGCTGGAATCCTGCAAGGGATGCCGCTTTATGGAGTGACCTTGCAGGAGCCTGCCCGCACGGCTGGATGGAGTGAAGGCTTGCCGCAGGACGTTGTCGAGCGGTGCCAATACTGGTCGCGGGTACTGCTCAATGCGCCCGATCAGGTGCGGCGCAGCACTTTGGCTGATTTTGCGAATGACGAGTTGATTGTCAAAGACGAGGTCACGCATCTGGAGATCGAGGACGCCTGGGGGACCGAAGGTATGAAGATCGTTCCCGTCAGCCCGACGCTTGCCTTGTCGAGCAAAGCCGGAAAGATCGACATCGCTGCCGATGCCCCGACGCGTGACCTGGGGATGGCGACGCTGCAGGGACCGTTTGTCGCCTGGGAGAATCGTGAAATTGGAATCTTTCGGATCAAAGGCCTGCTGAGCTTTATTGATGAACGGCGTGGGAACCTGTCGTTACCTGAAACTGAAGAGGCTCAAGCGGTGCGTGATGAGCTTAACCATACGGTAGCGGAGGGGCTTCAGGACGAATTGAGCAAGCATCCCTGGAGCACGGAGTTGCGGCACGGCGGTTTTATTCCGGGTAACCTGCGCGCCTACTATACGAACCTGTTGCTGGCGCTTCCCTACCTGGATGATCCGTTACGCCAGGCAGTGGAAGATGAAATCCGGACAGAGACGGAGACTTATTTCCTGAGCACGAGTGAGCCGCCTCCTGAGCTTGCTCCGCTGGTGGATGAAGTTTACCGCGACCAGCCACTGATCGTGGAGGTATACAATCCGGATAATGATCTCTACATCGGTCTCTCGCCTTATGGGGTGACGCGCTTTGGCGTCGATCAGGTCTACTTCGGGTCAGTGACCGTTTACATGGTCTGGAATTACGCGGATACCTTTCAGCGTTATGATTGGCTGTGGAATAACTACGAGACGATCCAGCTGCTTATGAACGCTCCGCGCAACAGCCATGACTGGGCGACGGGGATGAGCTGGGACAGCTTTGGCGGGCTGAGAGTCGGCAACGGTAATCAGGAAAGCAATGGCATTTATGCGGCCATGGTGGCGATGGTGCGTATCGCCCGGCAATTCAATGACGCGCAGACCATGCAGGGCTCGGCCTACTACGCCCTGATGGCGATCACAGGGATGCAGGCCCAGCTTTACGCCAGTGACTATCTGAGACAAAACCGGCCCTGGCTCCATGACCACAGCCGTTCTTACCAGATCGAATATGCCCAGCGTGTTCGCGGGAACTACTTTACGGAGTTCAATGAGTTCGGCGGCATGTCTCAGGCCATTATCAGCAATGGCAACGTTGCCAGCCAACCCGAGAATCTGTCTGGAAGCAGTCCCGGTGGCCTGGTCGAGAATCCGCTGCCTGAGGTGATGCGCCTGTACCATGACCTCTGGCCGGACTTCATCAACGATTTCTACGATCCCAAGTATGACCAGGCCATCAATGTAGATCGCCGATTAGACTCACGAGTCTCTGTGGACACGTTCGTTTATCAGGTCGAGTCATATCCGCAACCGGTGAGCGAGATATTCGAAGCGCGCCGGGATGGCGACTACAACTGGTGGATTCGAATGACTGACCGGCGAGCCTTCCTCGATTTCCTGAGCATGCAACCCTAGGGCAATGTTCGTCCTGGGCCTGCTTTCATCCCTCGAAAACTCACACACATCAAAAACTAAAAACAGCTATGATCTCCAAAGTATCAAATCTATCCATGATCGCCCTGGCTTCGCTCTCGTTGGCGGCGACCTCGGCATCAGCGGTCACTGTTTCTCTCAGCGCGAATGCGCCCACTGAAGATATCTTCAAGTCTCAAGTGGCGCCTGGCTCCTACGGATATGTAAGTGCATACAACTACACGACGACTCCCTCAAGCGGTTATTACGAGACAAGTGTCGGCCAGGGCTTTTCAACCGTCGGTGCCGAAAGCCAGATGGCACTTGAGGCCGTCACGTTTCTGATCGGTGGCTTCGATAGCGGTGTGCAGGGCAAGGATTTTGCCATTAACGTGTATTTGTGCACGGAGGGCGAAGATGGCCCGCTGTCCCTGATTTCCAGTCAGGCCGGGGAGTTGCCGGCATCGTTGAGCAAGAACTACATCACGTTCGCTCTCGATGAATCCGTCGTCCTGGATATGGACAAGTACTACATGGTCGAGTTCGCCTTCACGGAGCCCACTGGGACAGGGGAATCCGGCGATAAGGCCTCCCTGCGACCATACACGATTGGTGCCGGAGTTGATAATACGGTGGGCGGAAAACGCTGGCTGATCCGCGATGACACGGAGCAGACACAGAGCTCCAACGGCCTGGTTACTTATATTGCAGCGACTCCGATTCCTGAGGCCTCCTCCTTTGGCGCTGTCGGCGGGATTGTCGCCATCGCACTATTACTGCTGAGAAAGCGCCTTATTCGCAAAGGATGATACGCTGTCTTCAGACTTTCCCGGCGGGTAAGCCGCCCGCCGGGAAAGGATGGAGGTGAAGCATTGTCTGACGCCTTCCTCAACTGGAGCATGAGTATCCGGCGGGGAAAGTGAACAGACGATTTGTCTCAAGCTTGCTGCCAGGTGATGTAGGAGCTTGTACCGTAAGACACTTTTCTCATGCCCTCACATGGGGCGGAGTCGTGGCATGCTTTTGTAAACCTGTGTGGCATGTTCTGGCAGCAGAATACGAGCTCCTCTTGGAGGAAGGCTCTACGGCCTAATTTATTTCTACATGAAGACATTCACAGAATCCCATTTGCCGGGTCCGCCATCGGCGCCAGTGAGAATTGGTGTCATCGGTGCCTCGACGGTGCAAACTTACAGTCTCGATGGTGCCCGTCGAGGATGGGGCCAGATGCTGGAGGAGTTTTTGGCTCCGGGTGTCATTGTGCACAATGAAGCCCGCGCCGGGACCAGTACCAAGTCTTTTCCGCCTGAGCGCTGGCAGCGGATTCTGGAGGGGCGGCCGGATTTTATACTCATGCACTTTGCCCATAACGATTCGAAGGACTACGATCCGGAGCGCTATACCGAGCCGCAGACGAGCTATCGGAAGTATCTGCGCCAATACGTCGATGAGGCCCGTGAGATAGGGGCTGTGCCCATTTTTGTTACGCCCAATCATCGCCGCACCTTCGTGAATGGAGTGCTGACTCACGAGCTTCAACCCTATGCGGATGCCATGAAGGACGAGGGGATGGAGTCCGGCGTCCCTGTCATCGACCTGCATGCGGCCAGCGGTGCGATGTATTCACGGTTGGGAGAGGAGGCGAGCACCGCATATACTCTGAACAAACTGGATAGTGAAGATCGCCCCGGACAGGGCGACAGGACGCACTTTACCGTTGTCGGTGCCCGTGCCATGGCGCAGTTGGTCGTGTCTGAGTTTCCACGAATAGATCCGCGTCTTCGCGAGGTCGCATTCGCAGCAAAAGGACTGGCGGACATGACTTGCCGCACCGTTTCCTGCTAACCATTTGCGATGGGCGCTATATGAATATGCAAACCCTTGATTGGGTGATCCTGACGGGAGCACTCATGGTGTTGCTCGTTATCTGCTGGTGGGCCTCCCGTCTGACCAAAAGCGTGGCTGACTTTTTGGCGGCAAACCGTCTGGCGGGCCGCTACCTGCTGGCGGTGGGGCAGGGAATGGCGGGACTGGGAGCCATTACGATAGCCGCGAACTTTGAGAAGTTCTACCAGGCGGGCTTTGGCGCGACCTGGTGGGTACAACTCGTGATCCCCATCGGCCTGATTATTACACTCTCCGGTTTTGTCATCTATCGCTACCGAGAGACGCGTGCGATGACGATGGCGCAGTTTTTCGAGATGCGTTACAGTAAGCGTTTCCGTGTCTTTGCCGGGGTGCTTGCCTGGTCTTCGGGGATTTTGAACTATGGTATCTTTCCCGCGGTCAGCGCCCGCTTTCTGATTTATTTCACCGGGCTCCCGCAGCAGGTCGAACTGGTCGGGTTCAGCGTGCCGACCGTTGCGCTGGTGATGCTGCTATTGCTGACTGTAGCAGTGTTGATGGCTGTGCTTGGAGGCCAGATATCCATCATGGTGACGGACATGGTGCAGGGGCAGTTCGTTATCCTGGTCATGCTGATTATCCTTACGATTCTGTTTTTCCACATGTCATGGTCCGACGTGATTGCGGGGCTTCACCAGTCGCCGGAAGGGCAATCGAAGATCAACCCTTTTGATCAGGGAAACCTTCCCGACTTTAATATTTGGTATTTCCTAATGATGGGAGTGCTGAATGTTTACGGCACCCGCGCCTGGCAAGGCTCGCAAGGCTACAACGCCGCTGCCCGTACGCCCCACGAAGCGCGGATGGCTGGGATTTTGGGAGACTTCCGGGGCATGATTACCAGCCTCGCGATTGTGATGGTGCCCATTTATGTTTTCGCCTATCTGCACCTGCCTCAGTTTGCCGGAGACGCCACGCTGATCCACGACCAGCTTGACCAGATCGCTAATCCGCAGATTCAAAAGCAAATGCTGGTGCCGGTTGCCCTGGGCGCGATTTTACCCGCCGGGATCATGGGGTTGTTCGCCGCTGTCGTTATCCTGGCCGCTGTCTCTACCGACAATACCTACCTGCACTCCTGGGGTAGCATTTTTATCCAGGACGTGCTCCAGCCGCTGCGCAAGAAGCCCTTGTCTTCACGGTGGCATATGTGGGCACTGCGGTTGTCAATTATCGGGGTTGCTGTGTTTGCTTTTATCTGGGGCATGGTTTTCCCCATGCATGAGTACATCTATATGTACTTCCAGATCACCGGAGCCATTTACATGGGAGGAGCCGGGGCAGTCATTATCGGGGGCCTGTACTGGAAACGGGGGACGGCGGGAGGAGCCTGGGCCGCGATGATTTGCGGCTCCGTGGTCGCGGTCGGCGGTATCTTTGTGCGGAATATTTTCTGGCCGTACCTGCTGCCACGGTTTCGTGAGTCGGATGCCTGGAGCGAGTTCCTGCTCGGCCTGCCGGAAAAATTTCCTCTCAACGGCATGCAGATGTCGTTTATCGCGGCTGTCGTGGCGATCTTGGCTTATGTGATTTGCTCGCTGCTTTCGCGCCGTCCTCCGGCCGATATGGATCGGCTCCTGCATCGGGGAAAATATGCGGTCAAGGCGGACGTGGCGTCCGGTGCCGTGCCCGCCCCGCTGGACCAGCCGAGACCCCGCCGCACGCTGGCACAACGCCTGGGCATCGGGCCGGAGTTCACACGCGGAGACAAAATCATCTATGTGCTCAAGCTCACTTGGGCGATGTTCTTTGTACTGGTTTTTGCCGTCGGGACGATCATCCATCTCTTTGTACCGATCCCGGACTCGGTCTGGGAAAAATGGTGGGGTTTCAAAGTCGGACTGACCTACTGCGTAGGCATCATCACCGTGATTTGGTTTCTCTGGGGAGGCTTTCGGGATCTTGGAATCATGGCTCGGGCTTTGCGAAGCCTTCAGCGCGACGAGTCCGATGACGGGACCGTGAGCGACGATGAGCACGTCCAAAAAGAGAGCGGGGCCTGATATGGAGATAAATATCCGGATCGGCCTGGCGTTTTCGTTCCGACCCGAAGTTCGGCAACGGACAGAACAAAATAAAGGCAGATAAATGAACCATATGACACGTGATAATGACGGCCTGGGCCGCAGCCCTGTGGCGACATGCGAACCGTTGATGGGGAAGACAAAGCTCTCGGAGTTAATCACACGGGAGCGTGTGTTGCGTTCGATGCAGGGAGTTGCTGACTGGATTGAAACTTCGACACAGGCCGATCCGGTTGAAGGCAAGTGTTACCGCATGGCGGTTTATGATGTCGCTGGGGGTGTGACGTGGATGTATCCGAACAGCAATACAGCGGAAACTATCTCCGCCTGGCTGGATATGGGAGACGCATTGGGGAGGCCCGAGTTTACAGCGAAGGCCGTGGAGTATGCCAACGCACTGATCGAGAACCACGAGTACGGACTCTATGCAGGGCCGGCTTCCGAGGCTGAAGGGCTCATGTGGTACTGGACGGATGTGGGCTCGTACAGCACGCTTTACTCCATGCGGATACCGCGGGCCTTCATGCGGTTATACGACATAACTGGAGACCAGCGTCTGTTAGACAAATGTAAGGCTATCGGACATACATTGGCCAGAGAGCAGCTTGCCAACGGTTTGATCGGCGGCGGATGGTCACCGAAAAAAGGCTGGGAAGAGGCCAATGACCGTATCGGCAGCCGTTATGCCTACATCCTCGCTACCTTTGCCAACCTTTATAAGCTCACATCCGAGAAGTCTTACCGACAGGCCTATGAGCGTGCGGTGGAGGGGGTGCTGAGAATGCAGCTCGATGATGGCTCATTTTACCAACTGTACGATATCGAGACTTTGGGGGTCACTCGTGCCGGGCGCTCGGTCAAGTGCATGTTTTTTGCCTACATTTTCAACGCGCTGGCCGAGGCGTATGAGATTATGAGAGATCCTCGCCTGCTGGAGTGCGCGACGAAGCTGGGCGATTACATTGTCAGGGTCTATTATTGCTACGGTGCGCTCCCGTATTGTGTGGGGCCGGACATCCTTCCTTCCGATCTGCCGGAGATGCACATGTCAACCTATGAGTGCGCCAACGGTATGCTGTGGCTCTATCGGCATGTGCGTGATGAGCGCTTTAAAGACATCGGGTTGCGCTTATGGATGTCGGCCTGTCTCAATCAGGCAGATACCCCGGATAACAAGGCGCTTCACGGTGCTATCCTGATTGGCTCCGATCCGACTTGCTCCACCTCTATCGAGGGTATTCCGGAAAACCGAAAGCATCTGCTGTACGATCCTCGCCGGGCTGCCAAATGTGTGCTGTGGGGAATGGTGAACCATGTCTTCGCCGGCAAGCAGATATTGGAGTCGCCCTGGCTGGAGGATTAAGCTTTGTTGGCTGAGCCTGGAACGAGTCGGTGGTACTGGATTAATAGCTGGCGCGCCGACTCGCAATGGTTGAGCAGCGGC
Coding sequences within:
- a CDS encoding rhamnogalacturonan acetylesterase, whose protein sequence is MKTFTESHLPGPPSAPVRIGVIGASTVQTYSLDGARRGWGQMLEEFLAPGVIVHNEARAGTSTKSFPPERWQRILEGRPDFILMHFAHNDSKDYDPERYTEPQTSYRKYLRQYVDEAREIGAVPIFVTPNHRRTFVNGVLTHELQPYADAMKDEGMESGVPVIDLHAASGAMYSRLGEEASTAYTLNKLDSEDRPGQGDRTHFTVVGARAMAQLVVSEFPRIDPRLREVAFAAKGLADMTCRTVSC
- a CDS encoding PEP-CTERM sorting domain-containing protein, producing MISKVSNLSMIALASLSLAATSASAVTVSLSANAPTEDIFKSQVAPGSYGYVSAYNYTTTPSSGYYETSVGQGFSTVGAESQMALEAVTFLIGGFDSGVQGKDFAINVYLCTEGEDGPLSLISSQAGELPASLSKNYITFALDESVVLDMDKYYMVEFAFTEPTGTGESGDKASLRPYTIGAGVDNTVGGKRWLIRDDTEQTQSSNGLVTYIAATPIPEASSFGAVGGIVAIALLLLRKRLIRKG
- a CDS encoding beta-L-arabinofuranosidase domain-containing protein; amino-acid sequence: MNHMTRDNDGLGRSPVATCEPLMGKTKLSELITRERVLRSMQGVADWIETSTQADPVEGKCYRMAVYDVAGGVTWMYPNSNTAETISAWLDMGDALGRPEFTAKAVEYANALIENHEYGLYAGPASEAEGLMWYWTDVGSYSTLYSMRIPRAFMRLYDITGDQRLLDKCKAIGHTLAREQLANGLIGGGWSPKKGWEEANDRIGSRYAYILATFANLYKLTSEKSYRQAYERAVEGVLRMQLDDGSFYQLYDIETLGVTRAGRSVKCMFFAYIFNALAEAYEIMRDPRLLECATKLGDYIVRVYYCYGALPYCVGPDILPSDLPEMHMSTYECANGMLWLYRHVRDERFKDIGLRLWMSACLNQADTPDNKALHGAILIGSDPTCSTSIEGIPENRKHLLYDPRRAAKCVLWGMVNHVFAGKQILESPWLED
- a CDS encoding sodium:solute symporter family protein, whose product is MNMQTLDWVILTGALMVLLVICWWASRLTKSVADFLAANRLAGRYLLAVGQGMAGLGAITIAANFEKFYQAGFGATWWVQLVIPIGLIITLSGFVIYRYRETRAMTMAQFFEMRYSKRFRVFAGVLAWSSGILNYGIFPAVSARFLIYFTGLPQQVELVGFSVPTVALVMLLLLTVAVLMAVLGGQISIMVTDMVQGQFVILVMLIILTILFFHMSWSDVIAGLHQSPEGQSKINPFDQGNLPDFNIWYFLMMGVLNVYGTRAWQGSQGYNAAARTPHEARMAGILGDFRGMITSLAIVMVPIYVFAYLHLPQFAGDATLIHDQLDQIANPQIQKQMLVPVALGAILPAGIMGLFAAVVILAAVSTDNTYLHSWGSIFIQDVLQPLRKKPLSSRWHMWALRLSIIGVAVFAFIWGMVFPMHEYIYMYFQITGAIYMGGAGAVIIGGLYWKRGTAGGAWAAMICGSVVAVGGIFVRNIFWPYLLPRFRESDAWSEFLLGLPEKFPLNGMQMSFIAAVVAILAYVICSLLSRRPPADMDRLLHRGKYAVKADVASGAVPAPLDQPRPRRTLAQRLGIGPEFTRGDKIIYVLKLTWAMFFVLVFAVGTIIHLFVPIPDSVWEKWWGFKVGLTYCVGIITVIWFLWGGFRDLGIMARALRSLQRDESDDGTVSDDEHVQKESGA